In Mus musculus strain C57BL/6J chromosome 9, GRCm38.p6 C57BL/6J, one genomic interval encodes:
- the Igsf9b gene encoding protein turtle homolog B isoform 4 precursor (isoform 4 precursor is encoded by transcript variant 5), giving the protein MIWYVATLIASVISTRGLVAQGAHGLREEPEFVTARAGEGVVLRCDVIHPVTGQPPPYVVEWFKFGVPIPIFIKFGYYPPHVDPEYAGRASLHDKASLRLEQVRSEDQGWYECKVLMLDQQYDTFHNGSWVHLTINAPPTFTETPPQYIEAKEGGSITMTCTAFGNPKPIVTWLKEGTLLGASAKYQVSDGSLTVTSVSREDRGAYTCRAYSIQGEAVHTTHLLVQGPPFIVSPPENITVNISQDALLTCRAEAYPGNLTYTWYWQDENVYFQNDLKLRVRILIDGTLIIFRVKPEDAGKYTCVPSNSLGRSPSASAYLTVQYPARVLNMPPVIYVPVGIHGYIRCPVDAEPPATVVKWNKDGRPLQVEKNLGWTLMEDGSIRIEEATEEALGTYTCVPYNTLGTMGQSAPARLVLKDPPYFTVLPGWEYRQEAGRELLIPCAAAGDPFPVITWRKVGKPSRSKHNALPSGSLQFRALSKEDHGEWECVATNVVTSITASTHLTVIGTSPHAPGSVRVHVSMTTANVSWEPGYDGGYEQTFSVCIPCYNSRTPGAGDPTKVPHSQPDPAGCAPVLAPTCQPQLPHRPLYHGVPSWGALGDAG; this is encoded by the exons ATGATTTGGTATGTGGCCACTTTGATAGCAAGTGTGATCAGCACCCGAGGTCTTGTGGCTCAAG GTGCCCACGGCCTGCGAGAGGAACCCGAGTTTGTGACTGCTCGAGCCGGCGAAGGTGTGGTTCTGCGATGCGACGTAATCCACCCAGTGACAGGACAGCCCCCACCCTATGTTGTAGAGTGGTTCAAGTTTGGGGTCCCCATCCCTATCTTCATCAAGTTTGGCTACTATCCCCCACATGTGGACCCTGAGTATGCAG GCCGGGCCAGTCTTCATGATAAAGCATCTCTGCGGCTGGAGCAGGTGCGCTCTGAGGACCAGGGTTGGTACGAGTGCAAGGTACTCATGCTGGACCAGCAGTATGACACATTCCACAACGGCAGCTGGGTCCATCTCACCATTAACG CCCCTCCCACCTTTACAGAAACACCCCCCCAGTACATCGAGGCCAAGGAAGGTGGAAGTATTACCATGACGTGTACTGCTTTCGGGAACCCTAAGCCCATCGTCACCTGGCTCAAGGAAGGGACCCTCCTCGGTGCTAGTGCAAAGTATCAG GTGAGTGACGGTAGCCTAACGGTGACGTCAGTCAGTCGGGAGGACAGAGGCGCCTATACGTGTCGAGCATATAGCATCCAGGGTGAGGCTGTGCACACAACCCATCTGCTTGTTCAAG GGCCTCCCTTCATTGTTTCCCCTCCTGAGAACATCACCGTCAACATCTCCCAGGATGCTCTGCTTACCTGCAGGGCAGAGGCGTATCCCGGCAACCTCACCTACACCTGGTACTGGCAGGATGAGAACGTCTACTTCCAGAA TGACCTGAAGCTAAGGGTGCGGATCCTGATTGATGGGACACTGATCATCTTCCGAGTGAAGccagaggatgctgggaagtaTACCTGTGTCCCTAGCAACAGCCTGGGGCGCTCCCCCTCTGCCTCAGCATACCTGACTGTGCAGT ACCCAGCCCGTGTCCTCAACATGCCCCCTGTAATTTATGTGCCCGTGGGAATCCATGGCTATATCCGCTGTCCTGTGGATGCAGAGCCACCTGCTACTGTGGTGAAGTGGAATAAGGATGGCCGGCCCCTGCAGGTAGAGAAG AACTTGGGTTGGACCTTGATGGAGGATGGCTCTATTCGCATTGAGGAGGCCACAGAGGAGGCTCTTGGCACTTACACCTGTGTGCCTTACAACACCTTGGGGACTATGGGCCAGTCTGCCCCTGCACGGCTTGTCCTGAAG GACCCCCCGTACTTCACGGTGCTACCAGGCTGGGAATACAGGCAGGAGGCTGGCCGGGAGCTGCTCATTCCCTGTGCAGCTGCAGGGGACCCCTTCCCTGTCATCACCTGGAGGAAG GTAGGGAAGCCCAGCAGAAGCAAGCACAACGCACTGCCCAGCGGGAGTCTCCAGTTTCGTGCCCTGAGTAAGGAGGACCACGGGGAGTGGGAATGTGTTGCCACCAATGTGGTCACAAGCATCACTGCCAGCACCCACCTCACTGTCATCG GCACCAGTCCCCATGCCCCAGGCAGTGTCCGGGTCCATGTCTCCATGACAACTGCCAACGTGTCCTGGGAGCCGGGCTATGATGGAGGCTACGAGCAGACATTCTCAGTTTG